A single Cottoperca gobio chromosome 5, fCotGob3.1, whole genome shotgun sequence DNA region contains:
- the prelid3b gene encoding PRELI domain containing protein 3B — MNVVLISASVSLPTGFFVPPLRHHLRLLSASSTMKIWVSEHIFNHPWETVTKAAMQKYPNPMNPSVIGVDVLDRGIDQQGRLHSKRLLSTEWGLPSIVKSIIGNSRTYTYVQEQSVVDPIEKSFELQSSNITFTNLVSVDEKLTYKPHPEDKNKTILTQEAIISVKGVSLSSYLEGVLATTISANAGKGREAMELVIRRLNAEIEELAATARGTIRTPMAAAVTEK, encoded by the exons ATGAACGTGGTTCTGATTTCAGCCAGTGTGAGTCTACCTACCGGCTTTTTCGTGCCTCCACTCCGGCATCACCTCCGCCTCTTGTCAGCTAGTTCAACCATGAAGATCTGGGTATCAGAGCACATATTCAA CCATCCTTGGGAGACGGTGACCAAGGCTGCCATGCAGAAATATCCCAACCCCATGAACCCCAGTGTGATCGGAGTGGATGTTTTGGACAGAGGCATCGACCAACAGGGACGCCTCCACAGTAAAAGACTGCTCAGCACAGAGTGGGGTCTTCCATCCATAGTGAAATCT ATTATTGGTAACTCACGAACATACACGTATGTTCAGGAGCAGTCTGTTGTGGATCCCATAGAGAAGTCTTTTGAACTTCAGTCCTCAAAT ATCACTTTCACAAACTTGGTGTCTGTGGATGAAAAGTTAACATATAAACCACACCCTGAGGATAAAAACAA AACAATACTGACTCAGGAGGCGATCATATCGGTGAAAGGAGTCAGTCTCAGCAGTTACTTGGAAGGAGTTCTGGCGACCACCATCTCTGCTAACGCTGGAAAG GGCCGTGAAGCCATGGAGTTGGTAATCAGGCGACTGAATGCAGAGATCGAGGAGCTGGCAGCCACCGCACGAGGGACCATACGGACCCCGATGGCTGCTGCAGTCACTGAGAAATGA
- the LOC115008125 gene encoding LOW QUALITY PROTEIN: tubulin beta-6 chain-like (The sequence of the model RefSeq protein was modified relative to this genomic sequence to represent the inferred CDS: deleted 1 base in 1 codon) — MREIVHLQIGQCGNQIGSKFWEVISEEHGLNTTGIYEGDSDLQLERVNVYFNEAHGGKYVPRALLVDLEPGTMDSVRGSRIGDLFRPDNFIHGNSGAGNNWAKGHYTEGAELVEQVIDRVRSESESCDCLQGFQLVHSLGGGTGSGMGTLIINKIREEYPDRIMNSFSVMPSPKVSDTVVEPYNAILSIHQLLENTDMTFCIDNEALYDICFRTLKMTTPTYGDLNHLVCMTMSGVTTSLRFPGQLNADLRKLAVNMVPFPRLHFFMTSFAPLTARGSQLYRALTVPELTQQMFDARNMMTACDPRRGRYLTVAGIFRGRMSTKEVDEQMLAIQQKNSNYFVDWIPHNCKVAVCDIPPRGLKMASTFIGNNTAIQEIFRRVGEQFSLMFRRKAFLHWYTGEGMDEMEFTEAESNLHDLVSEYQQYQDATTDLDLEAEDEEEEEPSSTATTNVQSRVEVNLEPVTETSEDTVYE, encoded by the exons TTTTGGGAAGTGATCAGTGAAGAACATGGGCTCAATACAACAGGCATCTACGAGGGAGACAGCGACCTCCAACTGGAGAGGGTCAACGTCTACTTCAATGAGGCACATG GTGGTAAATACGTCCCCAGGGCCCTGCTGGTTGACCTGGAGCCCGGTACGATGGACAGCGTAAGAGGAAGTCGCATCGGAGACCTTTTTAGGCCGGACAACTTCATCCACG GGAACTCAGGAGCTGGGAATAACTGGGCGAAGGGCCACTACACAGAGGGAGCGGAGCTGGTGGAGCAGGTGATTGACAGAGTGAGGAGCGAGAGTGAAAGCTGTGACTGCCTGCAGGGCTTCCAGCTGGTTCACTCACTGGGCGGTGGCACCGGCTCTGGCATGGGAACCCTCATCATCAACAAGATCCGAGAGGAGTACCCTGACCGCATCATGAACAGCTTCAGCGTCATGCCCTCCCCTAAAGTCTCCGACACGGTGGTGGAGCCCTACAACGCCATCCTGTCC ATCCACCAGCTCCTGGAGAACACGGACATGACCTTCTGCATCGACAACGAGGCCCTCTACGACATATGTTTCCGCACTCTGAAAATGACCACGCCGACTTACGGGGACCTCAACCACTTGGTCTGCATGACCATGAGCGGGGTCACGACCTCTCTGAGATTCCCCGGGCAGCTCAACGCAGACCTGAGGAAGCTGGCTGTCAACATGGTGCCTTTCCCTCGCCTGCACTTCTTCATGACAAGCTTTGCCCCGCTGACGGCCCGCGGCAGCCAGCTGTACAGAGCCCTCACGGTGCCTGAGCTCACCCAGCAGATGTTTGATGCCCGCAACATGATGACGGCTTGCGACCCAAGGAGGGGGCGCTACCTCACTGTAGCTGGCATCTTCCGAGGGCGGATGTCCACCAAAGAGGTAGACGAGCAGATGCTCGCAATCCAGCAGAAAAACAGCAACTATTTTGTGGACTGGATCCCTCATAACTGCAAGGTTGCCGTGTGTGACATCCCACCCAGAGGCCTCAAAATGGCCTCCACCTTCATCGGCAACAACACGGCCATTCAGGAGATTTTCCGCCGTGTGGGCGAGCAGTTCTCCCTGATGTTCAGACGGAAGGCTTTTCTCCACTGGTACACTGGGGAAGGCATGGATGAGATGGAGTTTACTGAGGCAGAGAGCAACCTCCATGACCTGGTGTCGGAGTACCAGCAGTACCAAGACGCCACCACTGATCTAGATTTGGAAGCAGAGgacgaagaagaggaggaaccCTCATCAACAGCGACAACAAATGTTCAGTCTCGGGTGGAAGTTAATCTGGAACCGGTGACTGAAACGAGCGAAGACACTGTCTATGAGTAG